Proteins from a genomic interval of Coccinella septempunctata chromosome 2, icCocSept1.1, whole genome shotgun sequence:
- the LOC123306446 gene encoding ER membrane protein complex subunit 10, which produces MIFGSSSIFIIFIAAIQTAYTSSLEHDGSLFVKLEHYLDENNEPVERGNISVQSIRIGQTQVYQNILNPQQSQMLRNLASSNSFYQIRAIANGKPYISSVKACMLAEAELDDRLSISLDYAGRVVAVSQIIASKSSCEGATVPLDKLKYFTTNVYVRHAEMGPIPDTASYIQRIEREREAKERGEGKDNRSLFAKYWMYIIPVVVVLVISSATNVENGGAGAAN; this is translated from the coding sequence ATGATTTTTGGATCTTCCTCCATCTTCATTATATTCATAGCTGCGATCCAAACAGCATACACCAGCAGTTTAGAACACGATGGTTCTTTATTTGTTAAACTCGAACATTATCTGGACGAGAATAATGAACCAGTTGAACGAGGCAACATTTCAGTTCAGAGCATCAGAATCGGTCAAACTCAAGTATATCAAAACATACTGAATCCTCAACAATCTCAGATGCTGCGTAATCTAGCTTCTTCGAACAGTTTCTATCAGATAAGAGCGATTGCGAATGGAAAGCCTTACATATCGTCTGTTAAAGCTTGTATGCTGGCTGAAGCTGAATTGGATGACCGTCTATCCATATCCTTAGATTACGCTGGCAGAGTCGTTGCTGTTTCCCAGATTATCGCGTCTAAATCTTCATGTGAGGGGGCTACTGTACCTTtggataaattgaaatatttcacaacGAACGTTTATGTCAGGCATGCTGAGATGGGTCCGATTCCTGACACAGCTTCCTATATCCAGAGGATAGAGAGAGAACGAGAGGCGAAAGAAAGGGGAGAAGGAAAGGATAACAGGTCTTTGTTTGCCAAATATTGGATGTATATCATACCAGTTGTGGTAGTGTTGGTTATTTCCTCTGCAACGAACGTAGAAAATGGGGGTGCTGGAGCAGCAAATTAA
- the LOC123306444 gene encoding uncharacterized protein LOC123306444 yields the protein MSTSAESKFTSAEMDADEMPCTLPEIQESAMDIKEEIFEDTDDRSCTSPEIQETSLSSLPEASRKSYLCVYENFIQWKMARNTESLSESVLLVYFTELASKYKPSTLWTTYSMLRSTIHLNHGINIERYFKLRAFLKSKSKGFRPKKASTFSTENINEFLTEASDQKFLATKVALIMGVVGACRANEMYEMKMTHLKDLGSAFLVKVPTTKTKVSREFTITDNYYEICKKYISLRPRDVISNVLFLNFQNGKCTNQRIGINKFTKMGKQIAEYLKLPHPERFSGLSFRRSTSTILVNAGGVITSLKRTSGWKSTTEAEGYIDEPFENKIETDEKISISVQNPIGENNEIISTNSSSCNINTGSSSCKINSGPSSYNINTDSSSSCNINTNSSSCNINITSSSNSVPVINIENCVNTNITININK from the exons ATGTCAACAAGTGCTGAATCGAAGTTTACGAGTGCTGAAATGGATGCAGACGAGATGCCTTGCACACTTCCAGAAATTCAAGAATCAGCCATGGATATCAAAGAGGAAATCTTTGAGGATACAGATGATAGGTCTTGTACATCTCCAGAAATTCAAGAAACATCCTTGAGTTCGTTACCCGAAGCATCGAGAAAGTCTTATTTATGTGTGTATGAAAACTTCATACAGTGGAAAATGGCTAGAAACACCGAATCTCTCTCGGAATCTGTTTTGCTCGTATACTTCACTGAATTAGCCTCAAAATATAAACCTTCGACCTTGTGGACAACCTATTCAATGCTGAGAAGTACAATCCATTTGAATCATGGAATCAACATAGAAAGATATTTCAAATTAAGAGCATTTTTGAAAAGCAAATCTAAAGGTTTTCGCCCAAAAAAAGCAAGTACATTTTCCACAGAAAATATCAACGAATTCCTTACGGAAGCATCGGATCAAAAATTTCTTGCAACAAAG GTTGCACTGATAATGGGCGTAGTGGGTGCTTGCCGCGCCAACGAAATGTATGAGATGAAAATGACCCATTTGAAAGATCTCGGTTCGGCATTCTTGGTGAAAGTGCCAACGACGAAAACAAAAGTTTCCCGCGAATTCACAATCACAgataattattatgaaatttGCAAGAAATACATCAGCCTGCGTCCGCGCGATGTTATATCCAACGTTCTTTTCTTGAACTTCCAAAACGGAAAATGTACGAATCAAAGGATCGGTATAAACAAATTCACCAAAATGGGAAAACAAATAGCCGAGTATCTTAAATTGCCGCATCCAGAGAGATTCTCCGGTCTCAGTTTTCGCAGATCTACCTCGACTATATTGGTGAATGCTGGCGGGGTTATAACGTCCTTGAAGAGGACCAGTGGATGGAAATCCACGACGGAAGCAGAAGGCTATATTGATGAGCCGTTtgagaataaaatcgaaactgacGAGAAAATCTCCATCTCTGTACAGAATCCCATaggtgaaaataatgaaatcatATCTACAAACTCATCTTCTTGTAATATTAACACAGGCTCATCTTCATGTAAAATAAACTCGGGCCCATCTTCATATAATATAAACACAGACTCATCTTCTTCATGTAATATAAACACAAACTCATCTTCATGTAATATAAACATCACCTCAAGTTCAAATTCAGTGCCTGTgatcaatattgaaaattgtgtAAATACTAATATTACAATTAATATCAATAAATag